TTTGGATGATGCTTGGCAATAAATTTGATCAAATCCGTTTCGATTTGGTGCTGAAGCAATTCACCTTTATTAAACTCGAACAGTCGGCACCCGATGTTGTTTCTTTGGGTATAATCCTCAATCGCTCCCAAAGTGACCGCCTTTTTAATGATGACCGCCTTTCGGTTGTCCATTTTTCCGGTTTGCATCAACTCGGTAAAATTTTTATCACAGATATCATATATCTCACTGGCAATATCGGCCAACCCCTCTTTTATCTGTGCGTCGGCAAATTCCGAAACAGACCGCAGGACGAAAAAATATAGTCCCATGCCTACCAGGCCAATGGTCATTACCACCGGGATGACCATCCGAATAGGCAAGCTTTTAAAAATCTGTTTGATAGATGTTGGCATTAGAATATGGGTTCCGCTGTTTTTATTTGATCGGGCCACACCACCTGCTTTTGTCCATTCTGCCATTGTATAATAAAAGTGTGCTGTCTTACCTGCTTTCCGTTTTTATCGACACCAAACCGGCCAATAATGGTCATGGTATCCAGATGAAACAATGCGTCACGAACCTTATCCTTATTGATGCTTCGCGCTTCGTTCACTGCTTTTTCCAAGACCTGGCCCCCCGCGTAGGCCAGACCTGCATGATAACCCGGAGTTTCTCCATAGGTTTCAATGAACTGCTGATTGAATTTTTGTGCACCTGGATAGTTGGCTCTGGGTTCCCATAGCGATGTTCCAAAAACAGATTCGGCGTCTGCCCCGCATCGGTCGAAAAAACCCTGAAGGGCGGGTCCCACCGAGGCGTAAAAGGCTTTCGGTCGCCATCCAATCCTTTTCAAAGCTTTTGATATGTTGACCGCTTCATTCATATGGCCGGATACCATCAGTACTTGCGAATTGTTTTCTTTAGCTTTTAACACCAAGGGTTCCAGATTTAGCGTTCCCTTTTTGAATTTTTCATAATCAACAATATCCAAGCCGAATCGCCGGGCCCATTTTTTTGCGCTTTCGGCCAAATCAACGGAAAACGGATCGTCGGCATAGAGCAATGTAATTCTATCCAGCTCGTTTAAAACAAGCAGTTCTAAGAATCCGAGGGTAAATTTGCTGGCGGGTGTATAGACGCCGATGGTATTGCGATAACCTTTTTCCCACAGCCTATCGGCCGCTGCTCCTGCAATTAAGATGGGCATATCATTTTCTTCCGCAACGGGTAAAACAGCTTCTGTAATAAGGCTGGAGTACGGGGCAAACAGAAAGTCGACATGCTCCTTTTGTATCAGTTCTCGATATATGGTGATGGCACGCTCGGGGTCGCTTTGATCATCTTTAACGATCACCCGTACAGGCCTTCCCAATATACCTTTTTGGTGGTTCACATTCTGTTCCCACAGTCTAAACCCTTTATTCAGAGCATCTGACATGACGGCAAACCGGCCGGTAAGTCCAAGACTGACGCCGATTTTTATCGGCTTTTCCGCCATGCATGGGGATGGGAAAAAAATCATCGCAATAATGAAAACCAGGGCAACCCGTTTCCATCGGACTGTCGACTTCAATACTGTCGAATGAAAAAAACCGAACCAAATGCTAAATAAAGGCATAACCATATGTATTTTTTCCTATTGTTGGGGTTAATGAAAAAAAGGATTGATCATTTCAAGTATTAAAGCGTTTGTCTGACAAATCGATTTTACAGCCCAGGTTTATTTTTTAGTTTGGTATCATATGCGGGCGTTGGGTGACGACCCAATTGAAATTGGTTGACCGGTATTATTATCTCATATTTCACAAATTTTCTCAAGTATAAGTATATTTAAGATATTTTTCAATATTGGTTATTCATAACCAAATATTATTTTCAACATTTCGCAGGCAGGTTACTCGCAGGTTAACTTGAGGGATAAGAGAGTTTTTCTAACAAACTGTAAAGATAGGAAAGAAAAACTGTAGGACCAATTAAATATTTCTATTGCTTTGCAAAAGACCACTGATCACCGTATGGAAAATGGACATTTTTGGTTTGTAAGTTTTTCCGCCAAGATATAACCGGTCCGTCTTTAATTGAAGGAGATCCTTTGGATTC
This DNA window, taken from Thermodesulfobacteriota bacterium, encodes the following:
- a CDS encoding amino acid ABC transporter substrate-binding protein, translating into MPLFSIWFGFFHSTVLKSTVRWKRVALVFIIAMIFFPSPCMAEKPIKIGVSLGLTGRFAVMSDALNKGFRLWEQNVNHQKGILGRPVRVIVKDDQSDPERAITIYRELIQKEHVDFLFAPYSSLITEAVLPVAEENDMPILIAGAAADRLWEKGYRNTIGVYTPASKFTLGFLELLVLNELDRITLLYADDPFSVDLAESAKKWARRFGLDIVDYEKFKKGTLNLEPLVLKAKENNSQVLMVSGHMNEAVNISKALKRIGWRPKAFYASVGPALQGFFDRCGADAESVFGTSLWEPRANYPGAQKFNQQFIETYGETPGYHAGLAYAGGQVLEKAVNEARSINKDKVRDALFHLDTMTIIGRFGVDKNGKQVRQHTFIIQWQNGQKQVVWPDQIKTAEPIF